One genomic window of Saccopteryx bilineata isolate mSacBil1 chromosome 4, mSacBil1_pri_phased_curated, whole genome shotgun sequence includes the following:
- the ASPHD1 gene encoding aspartate beta-hydroxylase domain-containing protein 1: MWKGDSPAGNQGATAEEGLEGQGNWGLEDAPGLLAMASLPIMPAWPLPLASSVFTLLLGALTSLFLWYCYRLGSQDMQALGAGSQAGGVSGGPGGCSEVRRPSPGRSGEPGERPRTEGLVSRRLRAYARRYSWAGMGRVRRAAQGGPGPGAGPGILGIQRPGLLFLPDLPSAPFVPRDAQRHDVELLESSCPAILRDFEAVSWDFSGTTPLPRGWSPLPAPGCYQLLLYQAGRCQPNNCRRCPGAYRALRGLRSFMSANTFGNAGFSVLLPGARLEGRCGPTNARVRCHLGLKIPPGCELVVGGEPQCWAEGHCLLVDDSFLHTVAHNGSPEDGPRVVFIVDLWHPNVAGAERQALDFVFAPDP; encoded by the exons ATGTGGAAGGGAGACAGCCCAGCGGGTAACCAGGGAGCCACCGCAGAGGAagggctggaggggcaggggAACTGGGGTCTGGAAGATGCCCCAGGCCTCTTGGCCATGGCCTCCCTGCCCATCATGCCCGCATGGCCATTGCCCCTGGCCTCCTCGGTCTTCACCCTGCTCCTCGGAGCCCTGACTTCCCTGTTCCTCTGGTACTGCTACCGTTTGGGCTCCCAAGACATGCAGGCCCTGGGGGCTGGGAGTCAGGCTGGGGGTGTCAGTGGTGGGCCTGGAGGGTGCTCTGAGGTCCGCAGGCCAAGCCCAGGGCGCTCTGGGGAGCCCGGGGAAAGACCTAGGACAGAAGGTCTAGTGAGCCGTCGTCTTCGGGCCTACGCCAGGCGCTATTCCTGGGCAGGGATGGGTAGGGTGAGGCGGGCGGCTCAGGGTGGCCCAGGCCCCGGGGCAGGGCCAGGCATCCTGGGCATTCAGCGCCCAGGCCTGCTTTTCCTGCCAGACCTGCCCTCGGCGCCCTTCGTGCCACGGGACGCCCAGCGACACGATGTGGAGCTCCTGGAAAGCAGCTGCCCTGCTATTTTGCGGGACTTTGAGGCTGTGAGCTGGGATTTCTCAGGAACCACCCCTCTTCCTCGGGGCTGGTCCCCACTGCCAGCTCCTGGGTGCTACCAGCTCCTGCTGTACCAAGCAGGCCGGTGCCAACCCAACAACTGCCGCCGTTGTCCGGGGGCCTATCGGGCACTGAGGGGGCTACGGAGTTTCATGAGCGCCAACACCTTCGGCAATGCTGGCTTTTCTGTCCTCCTCCCGGGGGCCCGGCTTGAAGGCCGCTGCGGGCCCACCAATGCTCGGGTCAGATGCCATCTGG GTCTGAAGATTCCCCCTGGCTGCGAGCTGGTGGTTGGGGGTGAGCCCCAGTGCTGGGCTGAGGGACACTGTCTACTGGTCGACGACTCCTTCCTGCACACAGTGGCTCACAACG GCTCCCCTGAAGACGGGCCTCGAGTGGTTTTCATTGTGGACCTTTGGCATCCCAACGTGGCTGGGGCTGAACGCCAGGCCCTCGACTTTGTCTTTGCACCAGACCCTTGA
- the KCTD13 gene encoding BTB/POZ domain-containing adapter for CUL3-mediated RhoA degradation protein 1, translating to MSAEASRPAAAEALSLEVPKPWGLEPGSAADSLKPQTPNSKYVKLNVGGSLHYTTLRTLTGQDTMLKAMFSGRAEVLTDAGGWVLIDRSGRHFGTILNYLRDGSVPLPESTRELGELLGEARYYLVQGLVEDCQLALQQKRENLSPLCLIPMVTSPQEEQQLLASTSKPVVKLLHNRSNNKYSYTSTSDDNLLKNIELFDKLALRFHGRLLFLKDVLGDEICCWSFYGQGRKIAEVCCTSIVYATEKKQTKVEFPEARIFEETLNILIYETPRGPDPALLEATGGVAGGGGGGRGEDEENREHRVRRIHVRRHITHDERPHGQQIVFKD from the exons ATGTCGGCCGAGGCCTCGCGCCCGGCGGCGGCCGAGGCCCTGTCCCTGGAAGTCCCTAAGCCTTGGGGACTCGAGCCCGGCTCCGCCGCGGACAGTCTCAAACCTCAGACTCCCAACAGCAAGTACGTGAAGCTGAACGTGGGGGGCTCGCTGCACTACACGACGCTGCGCACGCTCACGGGACAGGACACCATGCTCAAGGCCATGTTCAGCGGCCGCGCGGAGGTCCTCACGGACGCTGGAG GCTGGGTGCTGATTGACCGGAGCGGCCGCCACTTTGGTACAATCCTCAACTACCTTCGGGACGGGTCCGTGCCACTGCCTGAGAGCACAAGAGAACTGGGGGAGCTGCTAGGTGAAGCCCGCTACTACCTGGTACAGGGCCTGGTAGAGGACTGCCAGCTGGCGCTGCAG CAAAAAAGGGAGAACCTGTCCCCGCTGTGCCTCATCCCTATGGTGACATCTCCCCAGGAGGAGCAGCAGCTCCTGGCCAGCACCTCCAAG CCCGTGGTGAAGCTCTTACACAACCGCAGTAACAACAAGTACTCCTACACCAG CACTTCAGATGACAACCTACTTAAGAACATCGAGCTATTTGACAAACTGGCCCTGCGTTTCCATGGGCGGCTGCTTTTCCTCAAGGACGTCCTGGGGGACGAGATCTGCTGCTGGTCTTTCTACGGGCAGGGCCGCAAAATCGCCGAGGTGTGCTGCACCTCCATTGTCTATGCCACAGAGAAGAAGCAGACCAAG GTGGAATTCCCAGAGGCCCGGATCTTTGAGGAGACCCTGAACATCCTGATCTACGAGACTCCCCGGGGCCCAGACCCAGCCCTCCTGGAGGCCACAGGGGGCGTAGCTGGCGGCGGTGGGGGGGGCCGAGGGGAGGATGAGGAGAACCGGGAGCACCGTGTCCGCAGGATTCATGTCCGGCGCCACATCACCCATGACGAGCGTCCTCATGGCCAACAGATTGTCTTCAAGGACTGA